One Coccinella septempunctata chromosome 8, icCocSept1.1, whole genome shotgun sequence genomic window carries:
- the LOC123319437 gene encoding uncharacterized protein LOC123319437 isoform X2, giving the protein MENEIKGRKKKKQESLISRLLPLLVMPFMMSTMMLPMMLIQMKVMLLKAIFLGKLAILFATLNILRNMGDTSGLYSHNVHLRKPVGHIMDDPELSKDHYGYTGDEEYGAYVNRKK; this is encoded by the coding sequence AgggaaggaagaagaagaagcaagAAAGCCTCATTTCACGCCTTCTGCCTCTTTTAGTGATGCCTTTCATGATGTCCACAATGATGCTTCCCATGATGCTCATCCAGATGAAAGTTATGCTCTTAAAGGCCATATTCCTGGGGAAACTGGCCATACTATTCGCCACCCTCAACATCTTGAGGAACATGGGTGACACCTCTGGACTTTATAGCCACAACGTTCATCTCAGAAAGCCTGTAGGACATATTATGGACGATCCTGAACTGAGCAAGGATCATTATGGATACACGGGCGATGAAGAGTATGGTGCTTATGTTAACAGAAAAAAGTGA